GCTTAATAAGAGCTAATCCTCAGATATCGGATCCTAATTTGATATATCCAGGGCAACAAATTTGCATACCTTTCTATTGTCCACCAGTATCTCCAGAAACCTGCAAAACAATATACACAGTAAAACCGGGAGACAGTATGTGGTCTATAGCGAATATGTTTGGAATAAGTCTTGACTGCTTAATAAGAGCTAATCCTCAGATATCGGATCCTAATTTGATATATCCAGGACAACAAATTTGCATACCTTTCTACTGTCCACCAGTGTCTCCAGAGGCCTGCAAGACAATATACACAGTAAAACCGGGAGACAGTATGTGGTCTATAGCTAATATGTTTGGCGTAAGTCTTGATGCATTGATAAGAGCAAATCCACAAATACCAGATCCCAATTTGATATACCCAGGACAACAAATATGTATACCTTCTGCCTAAATATTTAATTGTTAAGGCACCTTTTAAGGTGCCTTAACAATTAATGTGAAGATATATAGTATTAGGATAATTGCTTGTATATTTTATAACTTTTACAGTCCCTGGTTGAATATTTTTTCCACATTTTAAGCATAGGTAATTTTTGTTTTCTTGCAAATAAGTGTAGCTTATTTCTACCTCTAATTTTCCATATTCTTTCCAGCTATTCCACCCAGTTTTGCACAATTTGGCTCTGTTTTCATAATCGGCATATACCCATCTTAGCAATCGATGAAAATGAAAAGGATATTTTGTGTATCTTAAAAACTTTTCTGGCAATCCTAAAGATAAAGCGTAATTTTCAAAAGAATTTTCTATTATATCCTGAAGAGGATTTAATATTTGGGTACTTTCCCAATTATACTCTTCTTGTTCTAACCATTTTCTAAAAGTATCAAACATGTAACCTCTACAAACTTGTATTTTTTCAGTTTTGCTTACTTTAAGCTTTTCTAAAAGTTTTTTCCCGATTTCACAGGCTTTTTTTAAATACAATTTATTTTTAAAGTTTTCTTCGTTATAATATTCTATGGGAATTATATCACAGAAAAATTCTCCGGTTTCTACTCTCATAGCCCCAATACACGTTCCACCTACTAAACTTCCACTTCCCGCGTCGTCTATTTGTATCACTGTATCACTCCTTGCCTATATATAAATTTTGTAATAAAATCAAAGTAATTATACGTTATTAATTAGAGGAGGTAGAAAATGAAAATACTTCTTACTAATGACGATGGAGTACAAGGATTAGGGATGTTAAAATTAGCAGAATATCTTAAAGATAAGTATAAGGTAACGGTAGTAGCTCCTGAAAAAGAAAGAAGTGCTATAAGCCATGCTATAACTTTACATAAACCTTTAAGGCTTAAAAAAGTGAAGGAAGAGGATGGTTTGAAAATATATGCGGTAAATGGTACGCCCTCCGATTGTGTCAAATTAGGAATTGAAGTGGTGCTGGAAGAAAAACCTGATATTATAATTTCTGGCATTAATGAAGGTCTAAATTTAGGGACAGATATACTTTATTCTGGTACTGTTTCTGCGGCTATAGAAGCTGCAATTTACGGTATTCCTGCTATTGCAGTTTCCCTTGCAGAAACCGCTGATATTGAAGATAGGCGTATATATAAATTTTTGGAGAATTTAATAGAAAAAGTTTTAGAAAAAGGATTACCTAAAAACACATTATTGAATGTAAATATACCCGATTTTAAGAAGGGAATAAAGGGCGTAAAAGCTACAATACTCGGCAAGAGAATCTATATTGAGACTTTTCAAAAAAATTATGACCCAAGAGGGAAAGAGTACTATTGGATGGCAGGGAAAATTTCGGAAATAGAAAAGGATGAAAGGACAGACATTGTTTCTGTGAAAGAAGGTTATATTTCTATTACTCCAATTCATTTTGATTTAACAGAGTACAACATGATAAATATTTTAAACTCCTGGGATATAAAAATAGAATAAATATTTCTAATATTCTATATGATGCAAGAATTGTATCAAAAATATTCATGAAATTTATTATTCATTTTATGGAGGATTTTTTATTTTTGTATAGAATATTATATATTGCAAACAAAATTTAATGAGGGTGATAAATTGGTAAAAAATAAAGAGCTCGTAATAATAGAAGAATGGTGCAAAGGCTGCGGCATTTGTGTAGAATTTTGTCCTGTTAAAGTATTGGAACTAAAAAATGGTAAAGTTAGACTAATAGATGCGGATAAATGCACTAAATGCGGCCTTTGCGAGCTTCGGTGTCCTGATTTTGCCATATATTTAGAGGTGAAAGAATGATGCCTACGGTATTGATGCAAGGAAATGAAGCGGTAGTGGAAGGAGCTATAGATGCTGGACTAAAATTTTATGCAGGATATCCAATAACTCCCTCTACTGAGATTGCTGAACTTTGTGCCGAAAAACTTCCTTTTGTAGGTGGGAAATTTATTCAAATGGAAGATGAAATCGCCAGCATGGCAGCAGTTATAGGAGCCTCCCTTACTGGATTAAAAGCAATGACTGCTACATCGGGTCCTGGGTTTTCTTTAAAACAAGAAAACATAGGCTTCGC
The sequence above is a segment of the Thermoanaerobacter ethanolicus JW 200 genome. Coding sequences within it:
- the surE gene encoding 5'/3'-nucleotidase SurE codes for the protein MKILLTNDDGVQGLGMLKLAEYLKDKYKVTVVAPEKERSAISHAITLHKPLRLKKVKEEDGLKIYAVNGTPSDCVKLGIEVVLEEKPDIIISGINEGLNLGTDILYSGTVSAAIEAAIYGIPAIAVSLAETADIEDRRIYKFLENLIEKVLEKGLPKNTLLNVNIPDFKKGIKGVKATILGKRIYIETFQKNYDPRGKEYYWMAGKISEIEKDERTDIVSVKEGYISITPIHFDLTEYNMINILNSWDIKIE
- the safA gene encoding SafA/ExsA family spore coat assembly protein, giving the protein MTIDGSYYNPNYPKYPYHHPYYPHHPHPGHCKTFYTVQPGDTMWSIANMFGISLDCLIRANPQISDPNLIYPGQQICIPFYCPPVSPETCKTIYTVKPGDSMWSIANMFGISLDCLIRANPQISDPNLIYPGQQICIPFYCPPVSPEACKTIYTVKPGDSMWSIANMFGVSLDALIRANPQIPDPNLIYPGQQICIPSA
- a CDS encoding ATP-binding protein, translating into MVKNKELVIIEEWCKGCGICVEFCPVKVLELKNGKVRLIDADKCTKCGLCELRCPDFAIYLEVKE